A DNA window from Brenneria izadpanahii contains the following coding sequences:
- a CDS encoding ABC transporter ATP-binding protein: MAEVIFNKLEKVYSNGFKAVHGIDLTIKDGEFMVIVGPSGCAKSTTLRMLAGLETISGGEVRIGERVVNNLAPKERGIAMVFQNYALYPHMTVKENLAFGLKLSKLPKDQIEAQVTEASKILELEELMDRLPRQLSGGQAQRVAVGRAIVKKPDVFLFDEPLSNLDAKLRASMRIRISDLHKQLKKSGKPATTVYVTHDQTEAMTMGDRICVMKLGHIMQVDTPDNLYHYPNNMFVAGFIGAPEMNIKPSKLVEKDGQIGLTVGHYTLVLNSAQQDKVRAYSGQDVFFGIRPEYVTVSETPFAGNHSQGELVRVENMGHEFFMYIKVDGFELTSRVPSDEARLIIKNGLHRQVFFQFDMEKCHIFDAKTEKNISL, translated from the coding sequence ATGGCTGAAGTCATTTTCAACAAACTGGAAAAAGTTTATTCCAACGGTTTCAAAGCAGTACACGGCATCGATCTGACCATCAAAGACGGCGAATTTATGGTTATCGTCGGCCCGTCCGGCTGCGCCAAATCCACTACGTTGCGCATGCTGGCCGGTCTGGAAACCATCAGCGGCGGCGAAGTGCGCATCGGCGAGCGGGTAGTGAATAACCTGGCGCCGAAAGAGCGCGGCATCGCTATGGTGTTCCAGAACTACGCGCTCTATCCGCATATGACGGTCAAAGAGAATCTGGCCTTCGGCCTGAAGCTCAGCAAGCTGCCGAAAGATCAAATTGAAGCGCAGGTTACGGAAGCATCAAAAATTTTGGAGTTGGAAGAACTGATGGATCGTCTGCCCCGCCAGCTCTCCGGCGGTCAGGCCCAGCGCGTCGCCGTTGGCCGCGCCATCGTGAAAAAACCCGACGTATTTCTGTTTGATGAACCATTATCCAACCTTGACGCCAAGCTGCGCGCATCCATGCGTATCCGCATTTCCGATCTGCACAAGCAGTTAAAGAAAAGCGGTAAGCCGGCCACCACCGTTTATGTTACCCACGACCAAACGGAAGCCATGACCATGGGCGACCGTATCTGCGTCATGAAGCTCGGCCACATCATGCAGGTGGATACGCCGGATAACCTGTACCACTACCCGAACAACATGTTCGTCGCCGGTTTTATCGGCGCGCCGGAAATGAATATCAAACCCAGCAAGCTGGTGGAAAAAGACGGTCAGATTGGTTTAACCGTGGGTCATTACACGCTGGTCTTAAACAGCGCGCAGCAGGATAAAGTGCGGGCCTACTCCGGCCAGGATGTATTTTTCGGTATCCGTCCTGAATACGTGACCGTTTCCGAAACGCCCTTTGCAGGCAATCACTCGCAGGGCGAATTGGTGCGCGTAGAAAACATGGGCCATGAATTCTTTATGTATATCAAAGTCGATGGCTTTGAACTAACCAGCCGTGTCCCATCGGATGAAGCCCGGTTAATCATCAAGAACGGCCTGCACCGCCAGGTATTCTTCCAATTTGATATGGAGAAGTGCCATATCTTTGATGCAAAAACAGAAAAAAATATTTCTCTTTAA